In one Takifugu flavidus isolate HTHZ2018 chromosome 9, ASM371156v2, whole genome shotgun sequence genomic region, the following are encoded:
- the adra2db gene encoding alpha-2Db adrenergic receptor, giving the protein MDLSQLRVLVENVSNEENSTDAPFALPHTEAVTALIVLVVVVIVSVTIVGNVLVIVAVLTSRALRAPQNLFLVSLASADILVATLVIPFSLSNEVMGYWYFGSTWCAFYLALDVLFCTSSIVHLCAISLDRYWSVTKAVSYNLKRTPKRIKGMIAVVWIISAVISFPPLLLTKHDERKCLLTDETWYILSSCVVSFFAPGLIMILVYFKIYKVAKQRSSTVFVAKNGLERQPSQSETCFVRKDGFEMESPSSQSSGTPQQRQGELDDIDLEESCGASDTKARTHRFSKRRKVEGSENCPPQNCRMSWASSRASQLYPEQKNPGGRQQMNKTKVAQMREKRFTFVLAVVMGVFVLCWFPFFFTYTLHAICRDRCYIPGALFNLFFWIGYCNSSVNPIIYTIFNRDFRKSFKKIICRTSKRT; this is encoded by the coding sequence ATGGATCTAAGCCAGCTCCGCGTGTTGGTGGAGAACGTTTCCAACGAGGAGAACTCCACGGACGCGCCGTTCGCCCTGCCGCACACGGAGGCGGTTACTGCGCTCATCGTCCTGGTTGTGGTGGTCATCGTGTCTGTGACCATCGTGGGTAACGTGTTGGTGATTGTGGCGGTGCTGACCAGTCGAGCTCTCCGCGCACCCCAGAATCTGTTTCTGGTGTCTTTGGCTTCAGCAGACATCCTGGTCGCCACCCTGGTCATCCCGTTCTCTCTCTCCAATGAAGTCATGGGCTACTGGTATTTTGGGAGTACGTGGTGCGCCTTCTATCTGGCTCTGGACGTGTTGTTCTGCACCTCTTCCATCGTGCACCTGTGCGCCATCAGCCTGGACCGTTACTGGTCGGTGACAAAAGCGGTCAGCTACAACCTGAAGCGCACGCCCAAGCGCATTAAAGGCATGATCGCTGTCGTGTGGATTATATCTGCTGTCatctctttcccccctctgctcCTGACCAAGCACGACGAACGCAAGTGTCTGCTGACCGATGAGACGTGGTacatcctctcctcctgcgTGGTCTCCTTCTTCGCTCCGGGTCTCATCATGATCCTGGTTTACTTTAAAATCTACAAGGTGGCCAAGCAGCGCTCCTCCACCGTGTTCGTCGCCAAGAACGGTCTGGAGAGGCAGCCGTCTCAGTCCGAAACCTGTTTCGTCAGGAAGGACGGGTTTGAGATGGAGAGCCCGAGCAGCCAGAGCTCCGGCACCCCCcagcagaggcagggggagCTGGATGACATCGACCTGGAGGAGAGCTGTGGCGCGTCGGACACCAAAGCGCGCACGCATCGCTTCAGCAAGCGCAGAAAAGTGGAGGGGTCGGAAAACTGCCCCCCTCAGAACTGCCGTATGTCCTGGGCTTCGTCCAGGGCGTCACAGTTGTACCCGGAGCAGAAGAACCCGGGTGGGCGGCAGCAGATGAACAAAACGAAAGTGGCCCAGATGCGCGAAAAGCGCTTCACTTTCGTCCTGGCGGTGGTCATGGGGGTGtttgtcctctgctggttcccttTTTTCTTTACCTACACGCTGCACGCTATCTGCAGAGACAGGTGCTACATTCCTGGCGCACTTTTCAACCTGTTCTTTTGGATTGGATACTGCAACAGCTCAGTGAACCCCATCATTTACACCATTTTCAACAGGGACTTCAGGAAATCTTTTAAGAAAATCATCTGTAGAACCTCTAAACGCACATAA
- the simc1 gene encoding SUMO-interacting motif-containing protein 1 isoform X3: MEVITLSSESEQDDSDVEIIAQYSKFLSRADPLPQQDGKVCADAPNVNALVQNIDVTDSKPILADLKSPIKPDFNARPIVDLSDIDADFKIQNVCGSTTEQENIFQRNASADPPRPTLQRSSHITEIKQVGCFVDSSRGCTLMSLQPGQDAAHEPVFSDSERGGSAADTPAHSNRSTQASPTPTKEEALSGRLSERWSDQNHPAEDMSDVTLTETSVGDLEMEDPVCFYPKAWDFGEEEIAESTYPVDLYTDAKESRDFVCPVALNKLISGEDEALLMDISLDGEASEPPEELCHQTLTLVYSTIEENHTEGTLQLLSDLLQPGYYPPKNITFHLLHDVLLGPDCPYHLCVQAFHLLIRTQRHRPADRNTVPWDWDLLTSVMTEKEHPNKRKCGVVGMFMEYVARTLEDNFHAKDAFSPLRHSIAMAMLSCDRQFHHVRDLLKWLNSAVRKSTGSEETARERDEHIRLVSIFQRMLSLALEVDGRPTLQSDKVSQELFLMLITDSFRREHRMLLLESLRSKRLRCKLLKHLLDYVCSVKTPLPASLGLLLHYMRNCNLLQEPTDDEERWRGWEELLHLLWMFLHSYNKTMKGYLSQSFVQERSYLGPFKKEDVISKSHVCEATKTLRARAEADLGQALPHHVEQSLHFLRDSLLDVCQG; the protein is encoded by the exons ATGGAGGTGATCACCCTGAGCTCCGAGAGTGAGCAAGATGATTCTGATGTGGAAATAATCGCTCAGTACAGCAAGTTCTTGAGCCGAGCCGACCCACTTCCCCAGCAGGATGGCAAAGTTTGCGCCGACGCCCCGAACGTGAACGCGCTAGTG CAAAACATTGACGTCACAGATTCAAAACCGATCCTCGCAGATCTAAAGAGTCCCATCAAGCCTGATTTTAACGCCAGACCAATAGTAGACCTGTCTGACATCGACGcagattttaaaatacaaaacgTCTGCGGCTCCACGACTGAACAAGAGAACATCTTCCAGAGAAACGCTTCAGCAGATCCACCCAGGCCAACGCTCCAGAGGAGCA GTCACATCACTGAAATCAAACAAGTCGGCTGCTTTGTGGACTCAAGCAGAGGCTGCACACTAATGTCCCTGCAGCCCGGACAAGACGCTGCGCACGAGCCAGTCTTTTCAGATTCGGAGCGTGGAGGCAGCGCAGCAGACACTCCAGCTCATTCGAACCGCTCGACTCAGGCGAGTCCAACACCCACAAAGGAGGAGGCGCTCTCTGGACGGCTCTCTGAGAGGTGGTCGGACCAAAACCACCCGGCTGAAGACATGAGTGATGTCACACTGACTGAGACGAGTGTGGGGGATCTGGAAATGGAAGATCCTGTGTGTTTCTATCCGAAAGCCTGGGATTTTGGAGAGGAAGAGATCGCTGAGAGCACATATCCTGTGGACCTCTACACGGATGCTAAAGAAAGCCGGGACTTTGTGTGCCCAGTTGCCCTTAATAAGCTGATATCTGGAGAAGACGAAGCGTTACTCATGGACATTTCTTTAGAT GGAGAGGCTTCAGAACCTCCCGAGGAGCTGTGCCACCAGACCCTGACGCTGGTTTACAGCACCATCGAGGAGAACCACACCGAGGGCACCCTGCAGCTGTTGTCTGACCTGTTGCAGCCGGGCTACTATCCTCCCAAAAACATCACCTTCCACCTCTTGCACGACGTTCTGCTCGGGCCTGACTGCCCCTACCACCTGTGTGTGCAGGCCTTCCACCTGCTGATCAGGACACAGAG GCACCGTCCAGCTGATCGGAACACGGTTCCGTGGGATTGGGACTTGTTGACCTCAGTCATGACCGAGAAG GAACATCCCAACAAACGGAAGTGCGGGGTTGTGGGCATGTTCATGGAATATGTCGCGCGCACGTTGGAGGACAACTTTCACGCCAAAGATGCTTTCTCCCCCTTACGCCATTCCATCGCCATGGCGATGCTGTCCTGTGATCGGCAGTTCCATCACGTCAG GGATCTTCTCAAGTGGCTGAATTCTGCCGTCAGGAAGTCGACGGGGAGCGAAGAGACGGCCAGAGAGCGAGACGAACACATCAG GTTGGTGTCCATCTTCCAGAGGATGTTGTCTCTCGCTCTGGAGGTGGACGGCCGTCCCACTCTGCAGTCTGACAAGGTGTCCCAGGAACTCTTCTTAATGCTCATCACCGACTCGTTCCGACGAGAGCACAG gatgctgctgctggagagcctGCGGAGCAAGCGGCTCAGGTGTAAACTGCTGAAGCACCTGCTGGACTACGTGTGCTCGGTGAAAACTCCTCTTCCCGCCTCTCTCGGCCTTCTGCTTCATTACATGAGAAACTGCAATCTGCTGCAGGAGCCCACG gATGATGAGGAGAGGTGGCGTGGCTGGGAGGAgctgctccatctcctctggATGTTCCTGCACAGCtacaataaaacaatgaaag GGTACCTCAGCCAGTCATTCGTGCAAGAAAGAAGTTACCTGGGCCCCTTCAAGAAGGAGGACGTTATATCCAAGAGCCACGTTTGTGAAGCTACAAAGACCCTCCGGGCGAGGGCCGAGGCTGACCTCGGCCAGGCTTTACCTCACCACGTGGAACAGTCCCTGCACTTTCTACGCGATAGCCTGTTAGACGTCTGCCAGGGTTGA
- the LOC130531074 gene encoding CCR4-NOT transcription complex subunit 6-like, giving the protein MPKEKYDPPDPRRMYTIMSSEEAANGKKSYWAELEISGRVRSLSTALWSLTHLTALHLSDNSLSRIPPDIAKLHNLVYLDLSSNKIRSLPAELGNMVSLRELLLNNNQLRVLPFELGKLFQLQTLGLKGNPLAQEIMSLYQEPDGTRRLLNYLLDNLAGAMKRIPTEQPPARSWISLQEPERTWPSALFTVMCYNVLCDKYATRQLYGYCPSWALSWDYRKKNIMQEILGCNADIISLQEVETEQYYNYFLPELKEQGYDGFFSPKSRARTMSESDRKHVDGCAIFYKTEKFSAVQKHTVEFNQLAMANSEGSEPMLNRVMTKDNIGVAMLLEVRKEIIEVSSGKSVHSMDKQLMLVANAHMHWDPEYSDVKLVQTMMFLSEVKNIVDKASRSFKLSSGENNNIPLVLCADLNSLPDSGVVEYLSTGAVDCTHKDFKELRYSDSLTKFNCNGKNGTSNSMITHGFKLKSAYENGLMPYTNYTFDFKGVIDYVFYSKPHLNVLGILGPLDPHWLVENNVTGCPHPHIPSDHFSLLAQLELLLNVPSQINGLHMPSRR; this is encoded by the exons ATGCCCAAGGAAAAATATGACCCGCCGGATCCAAGGCGGATGTACACAATTATGTCCAGCGAGGAAGCAGCCAACGGGAAGAAGTCGTACTGGGCTGAGCTCGAAATCAGTG GCAGAGTTCGCAGTCTGAGCACGGCGCTGTGGTCTTTAACCCACCTCACTGCCCTGCACCTCAGCGACAACTCGCTGTCCCGCATCCCACCAGACATCGCCAAACTCCACAACCTGGTGTACTTGGATCTGTCATCGAATAAGATCAGGAGTCTGCCGGCCGAGCTCGGCAACATGGTTTCTCTCAG GGAGCTGCTTTTAAATAACAACCAGTTGCGGGTTCTGCCATTTGAACTGGGGAAACTATTTCAGTTACAAACACTGGGGTTGAAAG GAAACCCACTTGCACAAGAAATCATGAGCCTCTACCAGGAACCAGATGGCACGCGGAGACTGCTTAACTACTTGCTAGACAATCTGGCAGGGGCAATGAAACGCA TACCAACAGAGCAGCCTCCGGCTCGGTCATGGATTTCTCTCCAGGAACCAGAGCGGACTTGGCCGTCAG CACTGTTCACTGTGATGTGCTACAACGTCCTGTGTGATAAGTACGCCACCCGACAGCTGTACGGCTACTGCCCCTCCTGGGCTCTGAGCTGGGATTACAGGAAAAAGAACATCATGCAGGAGATCCTCGGCTGCAACGCCgacatcatcagtctgcag gaagtggagacggAGCAGTACTACAATTACTTCTTGccggagctgaaggagcagggATACGATGGGTTCTTCAGTCCAAAGTCCCGAGCCAGGACCATGTCCGAGTCGGACCGCAAACACGTGGACGGATGTGCAATCTTCTACAAGACAGAAAA GTTCAGCGCGGTGCAGAAGCACACCGTGGAGTTCAACCAGCTGGCCATGGCAAACTCCGAGGGGTCGGAGCCCATGCTGAACCGGGTCATGACCAAGGACAACATCGGTGTCGCTATGCTGCTGGAGGTCCGGAAAGAGATTATCGAAGTCTCCT CTGGAAAGTCGGTCCACAGCATGGACAAACAGCTAATGCTGGTAGCCAACGCCCACATGCACTGGGACCCCGAGTACTCGGACGTGAAGCTGGTCCAGACCATGATGTTCCTGTCGGAGGTGAAGAACATCGTGGACAAGGCCTCGCGCAGTTTCAAGTTGTCCTctggagaaaacaacaacattccGCTGGTGCTGTGTGCTGACCTCAACTCCTTACCGGACTCTG gtGTGGTGGAATACCTCAGCACCGGAGCAGTGGACTGCACCCACAAGGATTTCAAGGAGCTCCGATACAGCGATAGTCTGACCAAATTCAACTGCAACGGCAAGAACGGCACATCTAACAGCATGATCACGCACGGCTTCAAGCTGAAGAGCGCGTACGAGAACGGCCTAATGCCTTACACCAACTACACCTTTGACTTCAAG GGTGTCATCGACTACGTTTTCTACTCCAAGCCTCATCTGAACGTGTTGGGTATCTTGGGGCCTCTGGACCCCCACTGGCTCGTAGAGAACAATGTCACTGGCTGCCCGCATCCCCACATCCCATCTGACCACTTCTCCCTGTTAgcccagctggagctgctcctcaacGTGCCCTCCCAGATCAATGGGCTCCACATGCCTTCACGCAGGTAG
- the simc1 gene encoding SUMO-interacting motif-containing protein 1 isoform X4, translating to MSLQPGQDAAHEPVFSDSERGGSAADTPAHSNRSTQASPTPTKEEALSGRLSERWSDQNHPAEDMSDVTLTETSVGDLEMEDPVCFYPKAWDFGEEEIAESTYPVDLYTDAKESRDFVCPVALNKLISGEDEALLMDISLDGEASEPPEELCHQTLTLVYSTIEENHTEGTLQLLSDLLQPGYYPPKNITFHLLHDVLLGPDCPYHLCVQAFHLLIRTQRHRPADRNTVPWDWDLLTSVMTEKEHPNKRKCGVVGMFMEYVARTLEDNFHAKDAFSPLRHSIAMAMLSCDRQFHHVRDLLKWLNSAVRKSTGSEETARERDEHIRLVSIFQRMLSLALEVDGRPTLQSDKVSQELFLMLITDSFRREHRMLLLESLRSKRLRCKLLKHLLDYVCSVKTPLPASLGLLLHYMRNCNLLQEPTDDEERWRGWEELLHLLWMFLHSYNKTMKGYLSQSFVQERSYLGPFKKEDVISKSHVCEATKTLRARAEADLGQALPHHVEQSLHFLRDSLLDVCQG from the exons ATGTCCCTGCAGCCCGGACAAGACGCTGCGCACGAGCCAGTCTTTTCAGATTCGGAGCGTGGAGGCAGCGCAGCAGACACTCCAGCTCATTCGAACCGCTCGACTCAGGCGAGTCCAACACCCACAAAGGAGGAGGCGCTCTCTGGACGGCTCTCTGAGAGGTGGTCGGACCAAAACCACCCGGCTGAAGACATGAGTGATGTCACACTGACTGAGACGAGTGTGGGGGATCTGGAAATGGAAGATCCTGTGTGTTTCTATCCGAAAGCCTGGGATTTTGGAGAGGAAGAGATCGCTGAGAGCACATATCCTGTGGACCTCTACACGGATGCTAAAGAAAGCCGGGACTTTGTGTGCCCAGTTGCCCTTAATAAGCTGATATCTGGAGAAGACGAAGCGTTACTCATGGACATTTCTTTAGAT GGAGAGGCTTCAGAACCTCCCGAGGAGCTGTGCCACCAGACCCTGACGCTGGTTTACAGCACCATCGAGGAGAACCACACCGAGGGCACCCTGCAGCTGTTGTCTGACCTGTTGCAGCCGGGCTACTATCCTCCCAAAAACATCACCTTCCACCTCTTGCACGACGTTCTGCTCGGGCCTGACTGCCCCTACCACCTGTGTGTGCAGGCCTTCCACCTGCTGATCAGGACACAGAG GCACCGTCCAGCTGATCGGAACACGGTTCCGTGGGATTGGGACTTGTTGACCTCAGTCATGACCGAGAAG GAACATCCCAACAAACGGAAGTGCGGGGTTGTGGGCATGTTCATGGAATATGTCGCGCGCACGTTGGAGGACAACTTTCACGCCAAAGATGCTTTCTCCCCCTTACGCCATTCCATCGCCATGGCGATGCTGTCCTGTGATCGGCAGTTCCATCACGTCAG GGATCTTCTCAAGTGGCTGAATTCTGCCGTCAGGAAGTCGACGGGGAGCGAAGAGACGGCCAGAGAGCGAGACGAACACATCAG GTTGGTGTCCATCTTCCAGAGGATGTTGTCTCTCGCTCTGGAGGTGGACGGCCGTCCCACTCTGCAGTCTGACAAGGTGTCCCAGGAACTCTTCTTAATGCTCATCACCGACTCGTTCCGACGAGAGCACAG gatgctgctgctggagagcctGCGGAGCAAGCGGCTCAGGTGTAAACTGCTGAAGCACCTGCTGGACTACGTGTGCTCGGTGAAAACTCCTCTTCCCGCCTCTCTCGGCCTTCTGCTTCATTACATGAGAAACTGCAATCTGCTGCAGGAGCCCACG gATGATGAGGAGAGGTGGCGTGGCTGGGAGGAgctgctccatctcctctggATGTTCCTGCACAGCtacaataaaacaatgaaag GGTACCTCAGCCAGTCATTCGTGCAAGAAAGAAGTTACCTGGGCCCCTTCAAGAAGGAGGACGTTATATCCAAGAGCCACGTTTGTGAAGCTACAAAGACCCTCCGGGCGAGGGCCGAGGCTGACCTCGGCCAGGCTTTACCTCACCACGTGGAACAGTCCCTGCACTTTCTACGCGATAGCCTGTTAGACGTCTGCCAGGGTTGA
- the simc1 gene encoding SUMO-interacting motif-containing protein 1 isoform X2: MEVITLSSESEQDDSDVEIIAQYSKFLSRADPLPQQDGKVCADAPNVNALVQNIDVTDSKPILADLKSPIKPDFNARPIVDLSDIDADFKIQNVCGSTTEQENIFQRNASADPPRPTLQRSSELQSCHITEIKQVGCFVDSSRGCTLMSLQPGQDAAHEPVFSDSERGGSAADTPAHSNRSTQASPTPTKEEALSGRLSERWSDQNHPAEDMSDVTLTETSVGDLEMEDPVCFYPKAWDFGEEEIAESTYPVDLYTDAKESRDFVCPVALNKLISGEDEALLMDISLDGEASEPPEELCHQTLTLVYSTIEENHTEGTLQLLSDLLQPGYYPPKNITFHLLHDVLLGPDCPYHLCVQAFHLLIRTQRHRPADRNTVPWDWDLLTSVMTEKEHPNKRKCGVVGMFMEYVARTLEDNFHAKDAFSPLRHSIAMAMLSCDRQFHHVRDLLKWLNSAVRKSTGSEETARERDEHIRLVSIFQRMLSLALEVDGRPTLQSDKVSQELFLMLITDSFRREHRMLLLESLRSKRLRCKLLKHLLDYVCSVKTPLPASLGLLLHYMRNCNLLQEPTDDEERWRGWEELLHLLWMFLHSYNKTMKGYLSQSFVQERSYLGPFKKEDVISKSHVCEATKTLRARAEADLGQALPHHVEQSLHFLRDSLLDVCQG, translated from the exons ATGGAGGTGATCACCCTGAGCTCCGAGAGTGAGCAAGATGATTCTGATGTGGAAATAATCGCTCAGTACAGCAAGTTCTTGAGCCGAGCCGACCCACTTCCCCAGCAGGATGGCAAAGTTTGCGCCGACGCCCCGAACGTGAACGCGCTAGTG CAAAACATTGACGTCACAGATTCAAAACCGATCCTCGCAGATCTAAAGAGTCCCATCAAGCCTGATTTTAACGCCAGACCAATAGTAGACCTGTCTGACATCGACGcagattttaaaatacaaaacgTCTGCGGCTCCACGACTGAACAAGAGAACATCTTCCAGAGAAACGCTTCAGCAGATCCACCCAGGCCAACGCTCCAGAGGAGCAGTGAACTGCAGAGCT GTCACATCACTGAAATCAAACAAGTCGGCTGCTTTGTGGACTCAAGCAGAGGCTGCACACTAATGTCCCTGCAGCCCGGACAAGACGCTGCGCACGAGCCAGTCTTTTCAGATTCGGAGCGTGGAGGCAGCGCAGCAGACACTCCAGCTCATTCGAACCGCTCGACTCAGGCGAGTCCAACACCCACAAAGGAGGAGGCGCTCTCTGGACGGCTCTCTGAGAGGTGGTCGGACCAAAACCACCCGGCTGAAGACATGAGTGATGTCACACTGACTGAGACGAGTGTGGGGGATCTGGAAATGGAAGATCCTGTGTGTTTCTATCCGAAAGCCTGGGATTTTGGAGAGGAAGAGATCGCTGAGAGCACATATCCTGTGGACCTCTACACGGATGCTAAAGAAAGCCGGGACTTTGTGTGCCCAGTTGCCCTTAATAAGCTGATATCTGGAGAAGACGAAGCGTTACTCATGGACATTTCTTTAGAT GGAGAGGCTTCAGAACCTCCCGAGGAGCTGTGCCACCAGACCCTGACGCTGGTTTACAGCACCATCGAGGAGAACCACACCGAGGGCACCCTGCAGCTGTTGTCTGACCTGTTGCAGCCGGGCTACTATCCTCCCAAAAACATCACCTTCCACCTCTTGCACGACGTTCTGCTCGGGCCTGACTGCCCCTACCACCTGTGTGTGCAGGCCTTCCACCTGCTGATCAGGACACAGAG GCACCGTCCAGCTGATCGGAACACGGTTCCGTGGGATTGGGACTTGTTGACCTCAGTCATGACCGAGAAG GAACATCCCAACAAACGGAAGTGCGGGGTTGTGGGCATGTTCATGGAATATGTCGCGCGCACGTTGGAGGACAACTTTCACGCCAAAGATGCTTTCTCCCCCTTACGCCATTCCATCGCCATGGCGATGCTGTCCTGTGATCGGCAGTTCCATCACGTCAG GGATCTTCTCAAGTGGCTGAATTCTGCCGTCAGGAAGTCGACGGGGAGCGAAGAGACGGCCAGAGAGCGAGACGAACACATCAG GTTGGTGTCCATCTTCCAGAGGATGTTGTCTCTCGCTCTGGAGGTGGACGGCCGTCCCACTCTGCAGTCTGACAAGGTGTCCCAGGAACTCTTCTTAATGCTCATCACCGACTCGTTCCGACGAGAGCACAG gatgctgctgctggagagcctGCGGAGCAAGCGGCTCAGGTGTAAACTGCTGAAGCACCTGCTGGACTACGTGTGCTCGGTGAAAACTCCTCTTCCCGCCTCTCTCGGCCTTCTGCTTCATTACATGAGAAACTGCAATCTGCTGCAGGAGCCCACG gATGATGAGGAGAGGTGGCGTGGCTGGGAGGAgctgctccatctcctctggATGTTCCTGCACAGCtacaataaaacaatgaaag GGTACCTCAGCCAGTCATTCGTGCAAGAAAGAAGTTACCTGGGCCCCTTCAAGAAGGAGGACGTTATATCCAAGAGCCACGTTTGTGAAGCTACAAAGACCCTCCGGGCGAGGGCCGAGGCTGACCTCGGCCAGGCTTTACCTCACCACGTGGAACAGTCCCTGCACTTTCTACGCGATAGCCTGTTAGACGTCTGCCAGGGTTGA
- the simc1 gene encoding SUMO-interacting motif-containing protein 1 isoform X1: protein MEVITLSSESEQDDSDVEIIAQYSKFLSRADPLPQQDGKVCADAPNVNALVQNIDVTDSKPILADLKSPIKPDFNARPIVDLSDIDADFKIQNVCGSTTEQENIFQRNASADPPRPTLQRSSELQSCADPQTQIHTLTHEELFPFVTLTRLPFIEGHITEIKQVGCFVDSSRGCTLMSLQPGQDAAHEPVFSDSERGGSAADTPAHSNRSTQASPTPTKEEALSGRLSERWSDQNHPAEDMSDVTLTETSVGDLEMEDPVCFYPKAWDFGEEEIAESTYPVDLYTDAKESRDFVCPVALNKLISGEDEALLMDISLDGEASEPPEELCHQTLTLVYSTIEENHTEGTLQLLSDLLQPGYYPPKNITFHLLHDVLLGPDCPYHLCVQAFHLLIRTQRHRPADRNTVPWDWDLLTSVMTEKEHPNKRKCGVVGMFMEYVARTLEDNFHAKDAFSPLRHSIAMAMLSCDRQFHHVRDLLKWLNSAVRKSTGSEETARERDEHIRLVSIFQRMLSLALEVDGRPTLQSDKVSQELFLMLITDSFRREHRMLLLESLRSKRLRCKLLKHLLDYVCSVKTPLPASLGLLLHYMRNCNLLQEPTDDEERWRGWEELLHLLWMFLHSYNKTMKGYLSQSFVQERSYLGPFKKEDVISKSHVCEATKTLRARAEADLGQALPHHVEQSLHFLRDSLLDVCQG from the exons ATGGAGGTGATCACCCTGAGCTCCGAGAGTGAGCAAGATGATTCTGATGTGGAAATAATCGCTCAGTACAGCAAGTTCTTGAGCCGAGCCGACCCACTTCCCCAGCAGGATGGCAAAGTTTGCGCCGACGCCCCGAACGTGAACGCGCTAGTG CAAAACATTGACGTCACAGATTCAAAACCGATCCTCGCAGATCTAAAGAGTCCCATCAAGCCTGATTTTAACGCCAGACCAATAGTAGACCTGTCTGACATCGACGcagattttaaaatacaaaacgTCTGCGGCTCCACGACTGAACAAGAGAACATCTTCCAGAGAAACGCTTCAGCAGATCCACCCAGGCCAACGCTCCAGAGGAGCAGTGAACTGCAGAGCTGTGCGGACCCCCAAACACAAATTCATACACTGACTCATGAGGAACTCTTCCCATTTGTGACTCTAACACGCCTGCCTTTTATTGAAGGTCACATCACTGAAATCAAACAAGTCGGCTGCTTTGTGGACTCAAGCAGAGGCTGCACACTAATGTCCCTGCAGCCCGGACAAGACGCTGCGCACGAGCCAGTCTTTTCAGATTCGGAGCGTGGAGGCAGCGCAGCAGACACTCCAGCTCATTCGAACCGCTCGACTCAGGCGAGTCCAACACCCACAAAGGAGGAGGCGCTCTCTGGACGGCTCTCTGAGAGGTGGTCGGACCAAAACCACCCGGCTGAAGACATGAGTGATGTCACACTGACTGAGACGAGTGTGGGGGATCTGGAAATGGAAGATCCTGTGTGTTTCTATCCGAAAGCCTGGGATTTTGGAGAGGAAGAGATCGCTGAGAGCACATATCCTGTGGACCTCTACACGGATGCTAAAGAAAGCCGGGACTTTGTGTGCCCAGTTGCCCTTAATAAGCTGATATCTGGAGAAGACGAAGCGTTACTCATGGACATTTCTTTAGAT GGAGAGGCTTCAGAACCTCCCGAGGAGCTGTGCCACCAGACCCTGACGCTGGTTTACAGCACCATCGAGGAGAACCACACCGAGGGCACCCTGCAGCTGTTGTCTGACCTGTTGCAGCCGGGCTACTATCCTCCCAAAAACATCACCTTCCACCTCTTGCACGACGTTCTGCTCGGGCCTGACTGCCCCTACCACCTGTGTGTGCAGGCCTTCCACCTGCTGATCAGGACACAGAG GCACCGTCCAGCTGATCGGAACACGGTTCCGTGGGATTGGGACTTGTTGACCTCAGTCATGACCGAGAAG GAACATCCCAACAAACGGAAGTGCGGGGTTGTGGGCATGTTCATGGAATATGTCGCGCGCACGTTGGAGGACAACTTTCACGCCAAAGATGCTTTCTCCCCCTTACGCCATTCCATCGCCATGGCGATGCTGTCCTGTGATCGGCAGTTCCATCACGTCAG GGATCTTCTCAAGTGGCTGAATTCTGCCGTCAGGAAGTCGACGGGGAGCGAAGAGACGGCCAGAGAGCGAGACGAACACATCAG GTTGGTGTCCATCTTCCAGAGGATGTTGTCTCTCGCTCTGGAGGTGGACGGCCGTCCCACTCTGCAGTCTGACAAGGTGTCCCAGGAACTCTTCTTAATGCTCATCACCGACTCGTTCCGACGAGAGCACAG gatgctgctgctggagagcctGCGGAGCAAGCGGCTCAGGTGTAAACTGCTGAAGCACCTGCTGGACTACGTGTGCTCGGTGAAAACTCCTCTTCCCGCCTCTCTCGGCCTTCTGCTTCATTACATGAGAAACTGCAATCTGCTGCAGGAGCCCACG gATGATGAGGAGAGGTGGCGTGGCTGGGAGGAgctgctccatctcctctggATGTTCCTGCACAGCtacaataaaacaatgaaag GGTACCTCAGCCAGTCATTCGTGCAAGAAAGAAGTTACCTGGGCCCCTTCAAGAAGGAGGACGTTATATCCAAGAGCCACGTTTGTGAAGCTACAAAGACCCTCCGGGCGAGGGCCGAGGCTGACCTCGGCCAGGCTTTACCTCACCACGTGGAACAGTCCCTGCACTTTCTACGCGATAGCCTGTTAGACGTCTGCCAGGGTTGA